The genome window GCCGTTCTCCGACCCCAACACCGACCCCGCCGGCGGCATCAACGCCGGCGCCAACGACATGGCGCGGTGGATGATCGCGCAGATGGACTCCGGGCGGGTCGGCGACAAGCACCTCTGGAAGCCGAGCACGACCCGACAGCAATGGAACCTGGTCACGCCGATCCCGACCGGACCGATGCCGAAGGAACTCGCCCCGTACACGGCGAACTTCTCGGGCTACGGCCTCGGGTTCTTCCTGCGGGATTACCGGGGGCAGAAGCTGGTGACGCACACCGGCGGGTTGCCGGGATACGTCTCCCTCCTGATGATGCTGCCGAACCAGAAGGTCGGCGTCATGGTCCTGACCAACCAGGAGTCCGGCGCGGCGTTCATGTCGATCGGGTTGAAGGTGCTCGACTACTACCTCAACGCGCCGCCGTTCGATTGGCTCGCCGGCTACACGAGCCGGATGGCGCAAGCGGACTCGATGATGGCTGCGGCCAACGCGGCGACGGCAGCCGCGCGGGACAGCGCGTCTCGCCCGTCACTTCCACTGGCCAGCTACGCGGCGACCTACGAAGACCCGTGGTATGGGACGATCACCGTGTCGCTCAAGGGCAGCGGGCTCGTGATGCAGTTTGACAAGTCGCCGGACCTCGTCGGCGACATGGAGCACTGGCAGTACGACACCTGGCTGGTCAAGTGGCGGGACCGCGAGCTCCGCGCCGACGCGTTCGTCACCTTCACCCTCGACGAGGAGGGCAAGGTGGCAGGCGCCACGATGAAGCCAGCCTCGCCGGAGGTGGACTTCAGCTTCGACTTCCAGGACCTCCACCTGACGCCGGTCCGGAAGCAGTAGCGGATGCGACCGCTGCTCTTTGCCGCCAACTGGAAGATGCAGGTGACCCCCGAGGAGACCCGGCGGTTTGCCGGGCAGTTCCTCGGGGCCACCGCCCCGGTCGAGGGGCGCTCCCTCTGGTTCTTCCCCTCCGCGGTCTCGATCGGGACGGCGGCTGAGGCTTTCGCCGCACGGCCCGATG of Gemmatimonadales bacterium contains these proteins:
- a CDS encoding serine hydrolase, producing the protein MIRLLLLALCLPMVAAAQTKPATPPPNFDAYVAAVMKQFDVPGMGIAIVKDGQVVLAKGYGVKRLGSSEKVDADTRFGIASNTKAFTALAIGMLVEEGKLEWDAPVVNYLPEFMMWDSWVTRQITVRDILVHRSGLGLGAGDLLWWPPTTYTPPEIMRRLRYIEPATSFRSAYAYDNVLYLVAGQLIERVSGQTWSDFITNRIMRPVGMKEANSTHAAAGQSGGNVAATHAKVNGTVQVVKPFSDPNTDPAGGINAGANDMARWMIAQMDSGRVGDKHLWKPSTTRQQWNLVTPIPTGPMPKELAPYTANFSGYGLGFFLRDYRGQKLVTHTGGLPGYVSLLMMLPNQKVGVMVLTNQESGAAFMSIGLKVLDYYLNAPPFDWLAGYTSRMAQADSMMAAANAATAAARDSASRPSLPLASYAATYEDPWYGTITVSLKGSGLVMQFDKSPDLVGDMEHWQYDTWLVKWRDRELRADAFVTFTLDEEGKVAGATMKPASPEVDFSFDFQDLHLTPVRKQ